The following coding sequences are from one Pseudonocardia sp. EC080619-01 window:
- a CDS encoding nitronate monooxygenase family protein, which yields MALRTRFTEVFGIEHPVVQGGMQWVGRAELVAAVAEAGGLGFLTALTQPTPEDLAKEIARCRELTDRPFGVNLTILPAIDPPPYDEYRRVIVESGIPIVETAGSNPEPHLPLFHEHGVKVLHKCTSVRHALKAERVGVDGVSIDGFECAGHPGEDDVPGLVLIPAATARLSVPVVASGGFADGRGLAAALALGADGINMGTRFMATAEAPVHRNVKQAIVDADERATDLIFRPLRNTARVARNAVSTEVVRILDEGGQFPDVRELVAGARGRTVFETGELDAGVWTAGQCQGLIDDIPTVAELVHRIVADAEEVLGRLAGRVVLPA from the coding sequence ATGGCGCTGCGTACGAGGTTCACCGAGGTCTTCGGGATCGAGCACCCGGTCGTGCAGGGCGGGATGCAGTGGGTGGGCCGCGCGGAGCTCGTCGCCGCGGTCGCCGAGGCCGGCGGCCTCGGCTTCCTGACCGCGCTGACCCAGCCGACCCCCGAGGACCTGGCGAAGGAGATCGCGCGCTGCCGCGAGCTCACCGACCGGCCGTTCGGGGTGAACCTGACGATCCTCCCGGCGATCGACCCGCCGCCGTACGACGAGTACCGGCGGGTGATCGTCGAGTCCGGCATCCCGATCGTCGAGACGGCCGGGTCCAACCCCGAGCCGCACCTCCCGCTCTTCCACGAGCACGGCGTGAAGGTGCTGCACAAGTGCACCAGCGTCCGGCACGCCCTCAAGGCCGAGCGGGTGGGCGTGGACGGCGTGAGCATCGACGGGTTCGAGTGCGCGGGGCACCCCGGCGAGGACGATGTGCCGGGGCTCGTCCTGATCCCGGCGGCGACGGCCCGCCTGTCGGTCCCGGTGGTGGCCTCCGGCGGGTTCGCCGACGGCCGCGGCCTCGCGGCGGCGCTCGCGCTCGGCGCCGACGGCATCAACATGGGCACCCGGTTCATGGCGACCGCGGAGGCGCCGGTGCACCGGAACGTGAAGCAGGCGATCGTGGACGCCGACGAGCGGGCCACCGACCTGATCTTCCGCCCGCTGCGGAACACCGCACGGGTGGCGCGGAACGCGGTCAGCACCGAGGTCGTCCGGATCCTCGACGAGGGCGGGCAGTTCCCCGACGTCCGCGAGCTGGTGGCGGGGGCCCGCGGGCGGACCGTGTTCGAGACCGGCGAGCTCGACGCCGGTGTCTGGACGGCGGGCCAGTGCCAGGGACTGATCGACGACATCCCCACGGTCGCCGAGCTGGTGCACCGCATCGTCGCCGACGCCGAGGAGGTGCTCGGCCGGCTCGCCGGCCGGGTCGTCCTACCGGCCTGA
- a CDS encoding enoyl-CoA hydratase/isomerase family protein has protein sequence MAQAEVTVRRSGPAATVELSNPGRRNALTASMLDELYRLLTELDDDPQVRVVVVTGRDGDFCSGADLSAVSDERHPLGSMNRINRTALALHRMATPTVARVDGVAVGAGLNLALACDLVVASDRARFSEVFVRRGLAVDFGGSWVLPRLVGLHRAKELCLLGEIVPADRAAEIGLVNRVVPVSELDTVTGDLVDRLAAGPAVAMALTKRLLTDGGDRSIQEALDAEAAAQAITLRGDDSREAFSAFREKRDAEFTERL, from the coding sequence GTGGCGCAGGCGGAGGTGACCGTCCGGCGGAGCGGTCCGGCGGCGACGGTCGAGCTGTCGAACCCGGGCCGGCGCAACGCGCTGACCGCCTCGATGCTCGACGAGCTGTACCGCCTGCTGACCGAGCTCGACGACGACCCGCAGGTGCGGGTCGTCGTCGTGACCGGGCGGGACGGCGACTTCTGCTCCGGGGCGGACCTGTCGGCGGTGTCCGACGAGCGGCACCCGCTCGGCTCGATGAACCGGATCAACCGCACGGCGCTGGCGCTGCACCGGATGGCCACCCCGACCGTCGCGCGCGTCGACGGGGTGGCCGTCGGGGCGGGGCTGAACCTGGCCCTGGCCTGCGACCTCGTCGTCGCGTCCGACCGGGCCCGCTTCTCCGAGGTGTTCGTCCGGCGCGGGCTGGCCGTCGACTTCGGCGGGTCCTGGGTCCTGCCCCGGCTGGTCGGCCTGCACCGGGCGAAGGAGCTCTGCCTGCTCGGCGAGATCGTCCCCGCGGACCGCGCCGCCGAGATCGGCCTGGTCAACCGGGTCGTGCCGGTGTCCGAACTCGACACCGTCACGGGCGACCTGGTGGACCGGCTCGCCGCCGGGCCCGCGGTGGCGATGGCGCTGACCAAGCGGCTGCTCACCGACGGCGGTGACCGCAGCATCCAGGAGGCCCTGGACGCGGAGGCCGCCGCGCAGGCGATCACGCTGCGCGGCGACGACTCGCGGGAGGCCTTCAGCGCGTTCCGCGAGAAGCGGGACGCGGAGTTCACCGAGCGGCTCTGA
- a CDS encoding NDMA-dependent alcohol dehydrogenase — protein MKSRAAVLWEAPGEWDVIEIDVDEPKEHEILVRYTSAGLCHSDDHLTKGDVPSAHYPYCGGHEGAGVVERVGSGVRDLQPGDHIVASFIPGCGRCRWCAEGKQNLCDNGAFMMTGTQLDGTFRLHHGDTDIAQCSLVSTFSEYSVLPEWGAIKIDKSIPLESAALVGCGVPTGWGSAVNAGQVRPGHVVIVMGVGGIGINAVQGAKHGGALRVIAVDPVEFKRESALKLGATDAVGTMAEATALAKDLTNGQGADSAIVCVGVATGEHVAEAFASVRKDGIVVLTAVANFMATGIPVNLMEFAMYQKRIQGALFGMSSPTRDVPYFLNMYQQGYLRLDELVSRRYKLEEINQGYADMHAGLNLRGVVDFA, from the coding sequence ATGAAGTCGAGGGCAGCTGTCCTGTGGGAAGCACCGGGCGAGTGGGACGTCATCGAGATCGACGTCGACGAGCCCAAGGAGCACGAGATCCTCGTGCGGTACACCTCCGCCGGGCTGTGCCACTCCGACGACCACCTCACCAAGGGTGACGTGCCGTCGGCGCACTACCCGTACTGCGGCGGGCACGAGGGTGCCGGCGTGGTCGAGCGGGTCGGCTCCGGCGTGCGGGACCTGCAGCCCGGCGACCACATCGTGGCCAGCTTCATCCCCGGCTGCGGCCGCTGCCGCTGGTGCGCCGAGGGCAAGCAGAACCTCTGCGACAACGGCGCGTTCATGATGACCGGGACCCAGCTCGACGGGACCTTCCGCCTGCACCACGGCGACACCGACATCGCCCAGTGCTCGCTCGTGTCGACCTTCTCCGAGTACAGCGTCCTCCCCGAGTGGGGCGCCATCAAGATTGACAAGAGCATCCCGCTGGAGAGCGCCGCCCTCGTGGGCTGCGGTGTCCCGACCGGGTGGGGATCCGCCGTGAACGCCGGCCAGGTGCGGCCCGGGCACGTCGTGATCGTCATGGGTGTCGGCGGGATCGGCATCAACGCGGTGCAGGGTGCGAAGCACGGTGGCGCCCTGCGCGTCATCGCGGTCGACCCGGTCGAGTTCAAGCGCGAGAGCGCGCTCAAGCTCGGTGCGACCGACGCGGTCGGTACCATGGCCGAGGCCACCGCACTGGCCAAGGACCTGACCAACGGCCAGGGCGCGGACAGCGCGATCGTCTGCGTCGGCGTCGCGACCGGCGAGCACGTCGCCGAGGCGTTCGCGTCGGTCCGCAAGGACGGCATCGTGGTGCTCACCGCCGTCGCGAACTTCATGGCCACCGGCATCCCGGTGAACCTGATGGAGTTCGCGATGTACCAGAAGCGGATCCAGGGCGCACTGTTCGGCATGTCGTCGCCGACCCGCGACGTGCCCTACTTCCTGAACATGTACCAGCAGGGCTACCTGCGGCTCGACGAGCTCGTGAGCCGGCGGTACAAGCTCGAGGAGATCAACCAGGGCTACGCCGACATGCACGCGGGCCTGAACCTGCGCGGAGTGGTCGACTTCGCGTGA
- a CDS encoding SDR family NAD(P)-dependent oxidoreductase — protein MIADEAAPAGDPAPPTPLLDLFRLDGKVAVVTGASSGLGAGFAVALAEAGADVVLAARRADRLAETGDAVARHGRGWHAVAADVADPDDCDRVAGAALERFGRVDVLVNNAGISSVVPALREEPGDFRGVLDVNLSGAYWMAQACARRMEPGSAIVNVASVLGLVASALPQAAYSASKAGLLGLTRDLAQQWSGRRGIRVNALAPGFVNTEMTEEMPEETLGRFLAGAPLQRLGTQRELDAAMLFLAAPASGYVTGTTLAVDGGMSGH, from the coding sequence ATGATCGCCGACGAAGCCGCTCCCGCGGGGGACCCCGCCCCGCCGACACCCCTGCTCGACCTCTTCCGGCTCGACGGGAAGGTCGCCGTCGTCACCGGGGCGAGCTCCGGGCTCGGGGCCGGGTTCGCGGTCGCGCTCGCCGAGGCGGGCGCGGACGTCGTCCTCGCCGCCCGCCGGGCGGACCGCCTCGCCGAGACCGGTGACGCGGTGGCCCGGCACGGCCGCGGGTGGCACGCCGTCGCGGCCGACGTCGCCGACCCGGACGACTGCGACCGGGTCGCGGGAGCCGCACTCGAACGCTTCGGCCGGGTCGACGTGCTCGTGAACAACGCCGGCATCAGCAGCGTGGTGCCCGCGCTGCGGGAGGAGCCCGGCGACTTCCGGGGCGTGCTCGACGTCAACCTGTCCGGGGCGTACTGGATGGCACAGGCCTGCGCCCGGCGGATGGAGCCCGGCTCGGCGATCGTGAACGTCGCGAGCGTGCTGGGCCTCGTCGCGTCGGCGCTGCCACAGGCCGCCTACTCGGCGAGCAAGGCCGGCCTCCTCGGCCTGACCCGCGACCTCGCCCAGCAGTGGTCGGGCCGCCGCGGGATCCGGGTCAACGCACTCGCACCCGGGTTCGTGAACACCGAGATGACCGAGGAGATGCCGGAGGAGACCCTCGGCCGCTTCCTCGCCGGGGCACCGCTGCAGCGGCTCGGCACCCAGCGCGAGCTCGACGCCGCGATGCTGTTCCTCGCCGCCCCCGCCTCCGGCTACGTCACCGGGACGACGCTCGCCGTCGACGGCGGGATGAGCGGGCACTGA
- a CDS encoding MCE family protein — translation MITRYVKVQLAIFMVLTLLASLLIVFYYVRVPQVLGFGRIAVTATLPATGGLYPNANVTFRGATVGTVTDVDLDPEGVRIRMTLEEDRLPPSGSRAEVHSVSAIGEQYVDFVPQDPAAPPLADGDHIPKEMTTVPIPTADVLQNTDNLLTSVDQDNFTTVLNEFADAFRGIGPDLGRLVDNTRLLVDEADKNYEPTERLINDFEGFADPQLATSDSIRNWSRNLNSFTGQLRESDTDLRSVFTDGTRAAEQAEGLLGDLSRSTPTLLSTTEVLTRLAEAYNAPIEQILVVYPMFTAGSLVVAPEAEPGIFRFNLETNANQPNCVEGWIPAGQPGGPRNAMETGDVPLPENSYCKLPQDDPTLARSARNLPCFEPGSPPGRRAATIFQCRGEGYSPTAAGRLTLRPDTGLNGEPAFEPLGAIGAVSTPAPPADQMTLGGLMSVPGPA, via the coding sequence GTGATCACCAGGTACGTCAAGGTCCAGCTGGCGATCTTCATGGTCCTCACGCTGCTCGCCTCGCTACTGATCGTCTTCTACTACGTGCGGGTGCCCCAGGTGCTGGGGTTCGGCCGGATCGCGGTGACGGCGACGCTGCCGGCCACCGGTGGCCTCTACCCGAACGCCAACGTGACGTTCCGCGGCGCCACCGTCGGGACCGTCACCGACGTCGACCTGGACCCCGAGGGTGTCCGGATCCGGATGACGCTCGAGGAGGACCGGCTGCCGCCCAGCGGCAGCCGGGCCGAGGTGCACAGCGTGTCGGCGATCGGTGAGCAGTACGTCGACTTCGTCCCGCAGGACCCGGCGGCCCCGCCGCTGGCCGACGGGGACCACATCCCCAAGGAGATGACGACGGTCCCGATCCCGACGGCCGACGTCCTCCAGAACACCGACAACCTGCTGACCTCGGTGGACCAGGACAACTTCACGACCGTCCTGAACGAGTTCGCCGACGCGTTCCGCGGGATCGGGCCCGACCTCGGGCGGCTGGTCGACAACACCCGGCTCCTCGTCGACGAGGCGGACAAGAACTACGAGCCGACCGAGCGGCTGATCAACGACTTCGAGGGCTTCGCCGACCCGCAGCTCGCGACCAGCGACTCGATCCGGAACTGGAGCCGGAACCTGAACTCCTTCACCGGGCAGCTGCGGGAGAGCGACACCGATCTGCGGTCGGTGTTCACCGACGGCACCCGTGCGGCCGAGCAGGCCGAGGGCCTGCTCGGTGACCTGAGCCGGAGCACGCCGACGCTGCTGAGCACCACCGAGGTCCTGACCCGGCTGGCGGAGGCGTACAACGCGCCGATCGAGCAGATCCTCGTCGTGTACCCGATGTTCACGGCCGGATCGCTGGTCGTCGCGCCGGAGGCCGAACCGGGGATCTTCCGGTTCAACCTCGAGACCAACGCCAACCAGCCCAACTGCGTCGAGGGATGGATCCCCGCCGGCCAGCCGGGCGGACCGCGGAACGCGATGGAGACGGGTGACGTCCCGCTCCCGGAGAACAGCTACTGCAAGCTGCCCCAGGACGACCCGACGCTGGCCCGCAGCGCGCGCAACCTGCCGTGCTTCGAGCCGGGGTCGCCCCCCGGCCGGCGTGCGGCGACGATCTTCCAGTGCCGTGGCGAGGGCTACAGCCCGACGGCGGCCGGCCGCCTGACGCTCCGTCCGGACACCGGGCTGAACGGTGAGCCCGCCTTCGAGCCGCTGGGTGCGATCGGCGCCGTGAGCACGCCGGCACCGCCCGCGGACCAGATGACGCTCGGCGGTCTGATGTCCGTCCCGGGCCCGGCCTGA
- a CDS encoding MCE family protein, with amino-acid sequence MARTPRSVAIAMIAACSVSLSACGYSGLNDFTLPGVPGVGDGAYTVQIELRNVADLVPNNPVRVGDQPVGNITKVELDDWNALVTVSLNSDVELPANTQARIGQASLLGAKFVELTPPADQAPTGRLTDGARIGLEQSGKYPETEEVLASVATLLNGGNLQNLKTITGEVNKALGGRTEDFRGLITELETFSRGLDDQKQDITRAIDGIDRLAANFAEQDQAIDGALQAIPPALTVLNRERENLTDTLVSLGKFGDATDAVVAESSDNLARNLDNLTPALAGLADANNSLTDSLGLLGTIIFPLRNFGETFQGDYINFWLTLDLTLGTLDQNFLTGTPFEGQLNRLQDIMKAGGNALGAANPLTAPVLPEEPGAPVGEPGLDLLDGAVPNEPPPGPPSGTLERPAPPEQSEFERQQEQQQQQRPAEEPSGGGLLDGLTGGN; translated from the coding sequence ATGGCCAGGACGCCACGCAGCGTCGCGATCGCGATGATCGCCGCCTGCTCGGTCTCGCTCTCCGCGTGCGGGTACAGCGGGCTGAACGACTTCACCCTGCCCGGTGTGCCCGGCGTCGGGGACGGCGCGTACACGGTGCAGATCGAGCTGCGCAACGTGGCCGATCTCGTGCCGAACAACCCGGTGCGGGTCGGTGACCAGCCGGTCGGCAACATCACCAAGGTCGAGCTCGACGACTGGAACGCGCTCGTCACGGTGTCGCTGAACTCCGACGTGGAGCTGCCGGCGAACACCCAGGCCCGGATCGGCCAGGCCTCCCTGCTCGGCGCGAAGTTCGTCGAGCTGACGCCTCCGGCCGACCAGGCGCCGACCGGGCGCCTGACCGACGGTGCCCGGATCGGGCTGGAGCAGTCCGGCAAGTACCCGGAGACCGAGGAGGTGCTGGCCTCGGTCGCGACCCTGCTCAACGGCGGCAACCTGCAGAACCTCAAGACCATCACCGGCGAGGTGAACAAGGCGCTGGGCGGCCGCACCGAGGACTTCCGGGGCCTGATCACCGAGCTGGAGACCTTCTCCCGCGGGCTGGACGACCAGAAGCAGGACATCACCCGCGCGATCGACGGGATCGACCGCCTGGCGGCCAACTTCGCCGAGCAGGACCAGGCCATCGACGGGGCCCTGCAGGCGATCCCGCCGGCGCTGACCGTGCTGAACCGGGAACGCGAGAACCTGACCGACACGCTCGTGTCGCTCGGCAAGTTCGGTGACGCCACGGACGCGGTCGTCGCGGAGAGCTCGGACAACCTCGCCCGCAACCTGGACAACCTGACCCCGGCCCTGGCCGGGCTCGCGGACGCCAACAACTCGCTGACCGACTCGCTCGGGCTGCTCGGGACGATCATCTTCCCGCTGCGCAACTTCGGCGAGACGTTCCAGGGCGACTACATCAACTTCTGGCTCACGCTGGACCTGACGCTCGGCACGCTCGACCAGAACTTCCTGACCGGCACGCCGTTCGAGGGTCAGCTGAACCGGCTGCAGGACATCATGAAGGCCGGCGGCAACGCCCTCGGTGCGGCGAATCCCCTGACGGCGCCGGTGCTGCCCGAGGAGCCGGGTGCCCCGGTCGGTGAGCCCGGGCTCGACCTGCTCGACGGCGCCGTGCCGAACGAGCCACCGCCGGGACCGCCGTCCGGCACGCTCGAGCGCCCGGCCCCGCCGGAGCAGAGCGAGTTCGAGCGGCAGCAGGAGCAACAGCAGCAGCAACGACCGGCCGAGGAGCCCTCCGGCGGCGGCCTGCTCGACGGCCTGACGGGAGGCAACTGA
- a CDS encoding MCE family protein, giving the protein MSRLKAGTALTRLLAAGLVAAVVAAAVIVLVSTSSKTGVAYFESVKSIYPNDRVKIQGVDVGKISSIEPAGDKVRMEFTYDSQYDLPAEVNAAVVSPTLVATRFLQLAPAYTGGPVLEDGAEIPVERTVSPLEFDDLKKELQNLSTALGPDEANQSGSLSRFLDMAARNAAGGQGQKFNELVREASSAVETLSEGRGDLFGTVRNLQAFVTALKQVDGQIVEFNSRLDTVSGVLTDNEDELSRALEGVSRAAVAVDEFVADNGPVLNESVTELGDLTRTLSNSRDELATILHVGPSTLMNLFNIVSPRTRALSGKLVVDNLNTPADFVCSAFTAAAQDPIKGIDYCKSNLGPLFNLLRVQQPPVGVNPIAVPGTGGPTDNQPGRDAPYRQPTPGPEAPPDVDAPGLGGLLFPQGGN; this is encoded by the coding sequence ATGTCCCGTCTGAAAGCAGGAACGGCGCTGACCCGGCTGCTCGCCGCCGGTCTCGTGGCCGCCGTCGTGGCGGCTGCGGTGATCGTGCTGGTCAGCACGTCGTCGAAGACCGGTGTGGCCTACTTCGAGTCGGTCAAGAGCATCTACCCGAACGACCGCGTGAAGATCCAGGGCGTCGACGTCGGCAAGATCAGCTCGATCGAGCCCGCCGGCGACAAGGTCCGGATGGAGTTCACCTACGACTCCCAGTACGACCTCCCCGCCGAGGTGAACGCCGCCGTCGTGTCGCCGACCCTGGTCGCGACCCGGTTCCTCCAGCTCGCACCCGCCTACACCGGCGGCCCCGTGCTGGAGGACGGTGCGGAGATCCCCGTCGAGCGGACCGTCTCCCCGCTGGAGTTCGACGACCTGAAGAAGGAGCTCCAGAACCTGAGCACGGCGCTCGGGCCCGACGAGGCGAACCAGAGCGGTTCCCTGTCCCGCTTCCTGGACATGGCGGCCCGCAACGCCGCAGGTGGCCAGGGCCAGAAGTTCAACGAGCTGGTGCGTGAGGCGTCCTCGGCGGTCGAGACCCTGTCCGAGGGGCGCGGCGACCTGTTCGGGACGGTGCGCAACCTGCAGGCCTTCGTCACGGCGCTCAAGCAGGTCGACGGCCAGATCGTCGAGTTCAACTCGCGGCTCGACACGGTCTCCGGAGTCCTGACCGACAACGAGGACGAGCTGTCCCGGGCGCTCGAGGGCGTCTCCCGGGCCGCCGTGGCGGTCGACGAGTTCGTCGCCGACAACGGCCCGGTGCTCAACGAGTCGGTCACCGAGCTCGGTGACCTCACCCGGACGCTGTCGAACTCGCGCGACGAGCTCGCGACGATCCTGCACGTCGGCCCGAGCACGCTGATGAACCTCTTCAACATCGTCTCGCCGAGGACGCGGGCCCTCTCCGGGAAGCTCGTGGTGGACAACCTCAACACCCCGGCGGACTTCGTCTGCTCGGCGTTCACCGCTGCGGCCCAGGACCCGATCAAGGGCATCGACTACTGCAAGAGCAACCTCGGCCCGCTGTTCAACCTGCTGCGCGTCCAGCAGCCGCCGGTCGGCGTCAACCCGATCGCCGTCCCCGGTACGGGTGGGCCGACCGACAACCAGCCGGGCAGGGACGCGCCCTACCGGCAGCCCACCCCCGGACCGGAGGCCCCGCCGGACGTCGACGCCCCGGGTCTCGGCGGCCTGCTGTTCCCCCAGGGAGGCAACTGA
- a CDS encoding MCE family protein, protein MKLRFREKNPVTIAIAGLAILAVLLVASFQLAELPVFGGKKYEARFTEAGGLQMGNTVRVAGAEVGQVKNVTLDGPDVVVEFTAKDVELGDLTSATIGTQTLLGERNLEIRPDGRTPMEAGGVIPLERTVAPYSITEGIEDLTRRTGEIDMNQVSTALDTFTDAFQNTPDELGPAFEGITRLSRTIASRDAAIGDLLERAESVTGVLNRQTAKLTTLLTDGNKLLGELEARRDIIGELLVTTRRATDQIVGLTEDQRGRLAPALNELNGVLEILERNEGNIVSAVERVSSFITGLGEGLAGGPFFAGHGDLGNAGPTLFPAADFLPSLAVPTPPAGGAPPVPTPPSIGGLIGAGGN, encoded by the coding sequence ATGAAGCTCCGGTTCCGGGAGAAGAACCCGGTCACGATCGCGATCGCCGGCCTGGCGATCCTGGCGGTGCTGCTGGTCGCCTCGTTCCAGCTGGCCGAGCTGCCGGTCTTCGGCGGCAAGAAGTACGAGGCCCGGTTCACCGAGGCCGGTGGCCTGCAGATGGGCAACACCGTCCGGGTGGCCGGTGCCGAGGTGGGCCAGGTCAAGAACGTCACCCTGGACGGGCCGGACGTGGTCGTCGAGTTCACGGCGAAGGACGTGGAGCTCGGCGACCTGACCTCGGCGACGATCGGCACGCAGACCCTGCTGGGCGAGCGCAACCTGGAGATCCGGCCGGACGGGCGGACCCCGATGGAGGCCGGCGGGGTCATCCCGCTGGAGCGGACCGTCGCGCCGTACAGCATCACCGAGGGCATCGAGGATCTCACCCGGCGCACGGGCGAGATCGACATGAACCAGGTCAGCACGGCGCTCGACACGTTCACCGACGCCTTCCAGAACACCCCGGACGAGCTCGGGCCCGCGTTCGAGGGCATCACCCGGCTGTCCCGCACGATCGCCAGCCGGGACGCCGCCATCGGTGACCTGCTCGAGCGGGCGGAGAGCGTCACGGGCGTCCTCAACCGGCAGACCGCGAAGCTGACGACGCTGCTCACCGACGGCAACAAGCTGCTCGGTGAGCTGGAGGCCCGCCGCGACATCATCGGTGAGCTGCTCGTCACCACCCGGCGGGCCACCGACCAGATCGTCGGCCTGACGGAGGATCAGCGGGGGCGGCTCGCACCGGCGCTGAACGAGCTCAACGGAGTGCTCGAGATCCTCGAGCGCAACGAGGGCAACATCGTCTCCGCCGTCGAGCGCGTCTCGAGCTTCATCACCGGCCTGGGCGAGGGTCTCGCCGGCGGCCCGTTCTTCGCCGGGCACGGCGACCTGGGGAACGCCGGGCCCACGTTGTTCCCGGCCGCGGACTTCCTGCCCAGCCTGGCCGTTCCCACACCGCCCGCCGGGGGCGCACCACCCGTCCCCACTCCGCCCTCGATCGGCGGCCTGATCGGTGCCGGAGGAAACTGA
- a CDS encoding MCE family protein, which produces MSVSKAQNIKGPLVKSTIFVVVTMLVLAVVSIEMGAGSGFGDRKSYSGVFTDTSGILEGDSVRIAGVEVGSVQDVSVVDNTQGKVTFTVDSAKELPADTNLAVRYLNLTGDRYLEVSRGTGGGAPLAEDAVIPVAQTRPALDLDVLLAGFSPLFEGLAPDQINQMSSDIISVFQGQGGTIESLLARVGSLTNTLADKDAVIGSVVDNLNTVLGTLDKRAPELESTIGQLQELTTGLANDRERIGNSLEGANRLTSSVDELLGKVRGPLKGTVDQLDRVSKQAKAGEAAIDENLALLPGAYLRVSRLGSRGATYNLFICSVRVKTTGPAGDPVYSPWVGPADNVDRCKFGNSPLETPEQREANPIPQEDAADQGQVPNELLRTDGTEGPR; this is translated from the coding sequence ATGAGCGTCTCGAAGGCCCAGAACATCAAGGGCCCCCTGGTCAAGTCGACGATCTTCGTGGTCGTGACGATGCTCGTGCTCGCCGTCGTGAGCATCGAGATGGGCGCGGGCTCCGGGTTCGGCGACCGCAAGAGCTACTCGGGCGTCTTCACCGACACCTCCGGGATCCTCGAGGGCGACTCGGTGCGGATCGCAGGCGTCGAGGTGGGGTCGGTCCAGGACGTCTCGGTCGTCGACAACACCCAGGGGAAGGTCACCTTCACCGTCGACTCGGCGAAGGAGCTCCCCGCCGACACGAATCTCGCCGTCCGGTACCTCAACCTGACCGGTGACCGCTACCTCGAGGTCTCCCGGGGCACCGGCGGCGGCGCGCCGCTGGCGGAGGACGCGGTCATCCCGGTCGCGCAGACCCGCCCGGCCCTCGACCTCGACGTCCTGCTGGCGGGCTTCTCGCCGCTGTTCGAGGGGCTGGCGCCGGACCAGATCAACCAGATGAGCTCCGACATCATCTCGGTCTTCCAGGGGCAGGGCGGCACCATCGAGTCGCTGCTCGCCCGGGTCGGCTCGCTGACCAACACGCTCGCCGACAAGGACGCGGTGATCGGCTCCGTCGTCGACAACCTCAACACCGTGCTCGGCACGCTCGACAAGCGCGCCCCCGAGCTGGAGTCGACGATCGGCCAGCTGCAGGAGCTCACGACCGGGCTGGCGAACGACCGGGAGCGGATCGGCAACTCGCTGGAGGGCGCCAACCGGCTCACCAGCAGCGTCGACGAGCTGCTCGGGAAGGTCCGCGGCCCGCTGAAGGGCACCGTGGACCAGCTCGACCGGGTGTCGAAGCAGGCCAAGGCCGGTGAGGCGGCGATCGACGAGAACCTGGCGCTGCTGCCCGGGGCGTACCTGCGGGTCAGCCGGCTGGGTTCGCGCGGCGCGACCTACAACCTGTTCATCTGCTCGGTGCGGGTGAAGACCACCGGCCCGGCCGGTGACCCGGTCTACTCGCCGTGGGTGGGCCCGGCCGACAACGTCGACCGCTGCAAGTTCGGCAACTCCCCGCTGGAGACGCCCGAGCAGCGCGAGGCGAACCCGATCCCGCAGGAGGACGCCGCGGACCAGGGCCAGGTCCCGAACGAGCTCCTCCGCACCGACGGTACGGAGGGCCCGCGATGA